Proteins from one Aspergillus nidulans FGSC A4 chromosome VIII genomic window:
- a CDS encoding TauD/TfdA family dioxygenase (transcript_id=CADANIAT00001162) — protein MSSTVTTETSTAPLSLFPDGLKTSGQHEPDWSLVRPYDEFPKQMTGPTVWDAAEYRDSPERWTYSFTDEENAEISAAADRFIESGTPLTGITRALFPLPVLSARLDALREDLLNGKGFFRFRNLPVRQWGLHKSAVAYMGLGTYLGYFVSQNGRGHVLGHVKDLGEDPTQTFRVRIYRTNARQFFHTDAGDMVGLLCIAKSLSGGESDIVSTHSVYNKLQCEHPDVVRTLAEPNWYFDRKGEVSEGQLPWYRGAVFWLETGPNPRVYGKFDPNNATSLARFNSGPDAQIPPLSDKQKYAMEVLERTCKELSLHMILEPGDIQFLHNPHVFHARTAYTDYPPGSVDEDGNPRPQRHLMRLWLAVPQSEGGWKIPFADADNKKRGGIQVGDQPPKCPIDAE, from the exons ATGTCTTCAACTGTGACAACCGAAACCTCAACTGCCCCATTGTCGTTGTTCCCCGACGGGCTCAAAACCTCCGGGCAGCACGAACCAGACTGGTCGCTCGTCCGCCCATATGATGAGTTCCCTAAGCAAATGACTGGCCCGACTGTCTGGGATGCTGCCGAGTATAGAGATAGCCCCGAGCGCTGGACGTATTCCTTTACAGACGAGGAGAACGCGGAAATAAGTGCTGCGGCGGACCGCTTCATCGAGTCGGGCACGCCCTTGACCGGCATTACTAGGGCTTTATTTCCCCTTCCTGTCCTCTCCGCTAGATTGGATGCACTGCGCGAGGACTTGTTGAACGGAAAGGGGTTCTTCCGGTTCAGGAACTTGCCTGTCCGGCAATGGGGGCTTCACAAGTCCGCTGTCGCTTACATGGGCTTGGGGACGTATTTGGGGTACTTTGTCAGCCAGAATGGACGTGGCCATGTACTTGGTCATGTTAAGGATCTCGGGGAGGACCCGACGCAGACATTTAGAGTCCGCATCTACCGGACAAATGCCAG ACAATTCTTCCACACGGACGCTGGAGACATGGTTGGCCTTCTATGTATCGCGAAGTCGCTTTCTGGTGGTGAATCAGACATTGTCTCAACGCACAGCGTCTACAATAAGTTACAGTGTGAGCACCCCGACGTTGTAAGGACTTTGGCCGAGCCGAACTGGTATTTCGACAGGAAGGGTGAGGTATCCGAAGGCCAGTTGCCATGGTACAGGGGAGCGGTGTTCTGGCTTGAGACTGGCCCTAACCCAAGAGTATACGGCAAGTTTGATCCGAACAATGCCACATCGCTGGCTCGCTTCAACTCTGGCCCTGATGCTCAGATCCCACCGCTGTCGGACAAGCAAAAGTACGCCATGGAGGTTCTAGAGCGAACGTGCAAGGAGCTGTCGCTACATATGATCCTCGAGCCTGGCGATATCCAGTTCTTGCACAACCCCCATGTGTTCCATGCCCGTACTGCATACACCGACTACCCTCCTGGTTCAGTCGACGAAGACGGTAACCCGCGGCCCCAGAGACACCTCATGAGATTGTGGTTGGCGGTGCCGCAGAGCGAGGGAGGTTGGAAGATCCCGTTTGCTGACGCCGACAATAAGAAAAGAGGGGGTATTCAAGTCGGCGACCAGCCACCAAAATGCCCTATCGATGCAGAATAA
- a CDS encoding uncharacterized protein (transcript_id=CADANIAT00001163), whose amino-acid sequence MDNSQQQQQQQSQRRRSKSGCNTCRARKVKCDERPEGCANCERLQLECSGYGRSAVQRSGTRRARRTYRSCTNCRLRRAKCSGERPACMRCRSRHLECRYGDNVEPAWSQRLAGIADPPDGSSPPGEETEGEGLPLTWVDEELSPDLGPSALLHIVCALGAHTTCQQLSPEFILRSGRRWAEKAYEMVLKDLDKISVDNLMASQLLYDYALRVGNFAQAFMLGGITARMVQALQLNLEYSTDVLCTEPGLSISAREARRRLMWSCFVTDALLGSGVDQLMLIDERDIKIQLPCNERRFVQETACVTRTLDGGVLGFLQPDTIPINPDENMGIMAYFVQHIQVRKQVLRYIKHLDTAISPWLPNSEFAILDKACWKWYDNLPESLQFTTSTIYARKASSQLGALVLLHCSHYQTLCDLYRLGAPALFKLRSAIDFPPEQSEFLQKLRGDLYNAARTLATIIGEAERHGPYILSDTWLPTITYDSSRIMLYYLTQLIDPREQDSKELVVQTIPYLESNIRALKAMQPLNAVSERLVRLPQTTKPSLTGN is encoded by the exons ATGGACAACAgtcaacaacaacagcaacagcaaagTCAACGGAGGCGATCTAAGTCGG GTTGCAACACCTGTCGTGCTCGAAAG GTAAAATGTGACGAGCGGCCAGAAGGCTGCGCCAACTGCGAAAGACTTCAGCTGGAATGCTCTGGCTACGGACGTTCGGCAGTTCAACGCTCTGGTACCCGAAGGGCGCGGCGAACGTACCGATCTTGCACAAACTGTCGGCTGAGAAGGGCCAAATGCTCTGGTGAACGGCCGGCTTGTATGAGGTGCAGGAGTAGACATCTTGAATGCCGGTATGGAGATAATGTCGAGCCCGCTTGGTCACAGCGCCTGGCAGGTATTGCGGATCCACCGGACGGATCGAGCCCACCGGGAGAGGAGACCGAGGGGGAGGGCCTGCCTCTGACATG GGTTGACGAAGAATTATCACCAGACTTGGGTCCAAGCGCCTTACTACACATTGTCTGTGCTCTGGGTGCCCA TACAACGTGTCAACAGTTGTCGCCAGAATTCATACTGCGATCGGGCCGGCGATGGGCAGAAAAGGCTTATGAAATGGTCCTAAAGGATTTGGACAAGATCTCCGTTGACAATCTCATGGCCTCTCAACTGCTCTACGACTACGCTTTACGAGTGGGCAACTTTGCCCAAGCGTTCATGCTCGGAGGCATAACTGCACGCATGGTCCAGGCATTGCAACTAAATCTCGAGTATTCCACCGACGTGCTCTGTACCGAACCTGGGCTTTCCATCTCCGCGCGAGAAGCGCGCCGCAGATTAATGTGGAGCTGCTTTGTGACCGATGCCCTTCTCGGGAGTGGAGTTGACCAGCTTATGCTGATTGACGAGAGAGACATAAAGATACAGCTACCATGCAATGAGCGGCGGTTCGTCCAAGAAACTGCGTGCGTGACGCGAACGCTCGACGGTGGTGTTCTTGGGTTCCTTCAACCAGACACTATCCCCATCAACCCAGACGAGAACATGGGAATCATGGCCTATTTTGTCCAACATATTCAAGTTCGCAAGCAGGTTCTCCGTTATATAAAGCATCTCGATACAGCTATTTCACCATGGCTTCCAAACTCAGAATTTGCCATCCTAGACAAGGCATGTTGGAAATGGTACGATAATCTGCCGGAGAGTTTACAGTTTACGACGTCCACAATTTACGCGCGGAAAGCTTCTTCCCAACTAGGAGCACTCGTCCTCTTACACTGCTCTCACTATCAGACCCTGTGTGACCTATATCGCCTAGGAGCCCCAGCTCTGTTTAAGCTGCGTTCCGCTATCGATTTTCCACCGGAGCAGAGCGAGTTTCTCCAAAAACTGCGGGGGGATTTGTACAACGCAGCTAGAACCCTTGCTACAATCATTGGCGAGGCTGAGCGACATGGACCCTATATCCTCTCAGACACTTGGCTTCCGACCATCACGTATGACAGCTCTCGCATTATGTTGTATTACCTTACCCAGCTTATAGACCCCCGCGAACAAGATAGCAAGGAACTTGTGGTTCAGACAATCCCTTATTTGGAAAGTAATATTCGTGCACTGAAAGCCATGCAGCCGTTGAATGCCGTGTCTGAGCGACTCGTACGTTTACCACAAACTACGAAGCCATCGCTAACTGGCAACTAG